In the genome of Syngnathoides biaculeatus isolate LvHL_M chromosome 14, ASM1980259v1, whole genome shotgun sequence, one region contains:
- the vtcn1 gene encoding V-set domain-containing T-cell activation inhibitor 1 has protein sequence MSSLGRIIFYIMITLIVVFSALIIIILSVALSGSWPPVQSLNRLPVANLGKDHMLSCFLPTDNEQSTLKEVSVTWRKELLTGIVYRYEDGSESNTEQDSFYSGRVEIFSNVLVKGNASLLLRKVRRSDAGEYTCSLSHSGGSGNVNIVLRTAGE, from the exons ATGTCTTCATTGGGACGGATCATCTTCTACAT caTGATCACACTCATTGTTGTTTTCTCAGCACTCATCATCATTATCCTGTCTGTTGCACTGTCAG GCAGTTGGCCTCCGGTGCAGAGCCTCAACAGACTTCCTGTGGCTAACCTTGGCAAAGACCACATGCTCAGCTGCTTTCTGCCCACAGACAATGAACAAAGTACACTCAAAGAGGTTTCTGTTACTTGGAGGAAGGAGTTGCTAACTGGAATCGTTTACCGCTATGAGGATGGTTCCGAGAGCAACACCGAGCAGGACTCATTCTACAGCGGCAGAGTAGAGATATTCAGCAATGTTTTGGTGAAAGGAAACGCCTCACTGCTATTGAGGAAGGTGCGACGCAGTGATGCAGGCGAGTACACATGTTCGCTCAGCCATTCAGGAGGCAGCGGGAATGTGAATATTGTTCTCAGGACAGCAGGTGAATAA